Within the Halobaculum limi genome, the region ACAGGTGACGGGAAGCCTCGGTCGGCTCGGCGGCGGGACCATCGCTGATCGGTTGCAACTGTCCGCGTCGGTTGCGAACGCGCGGGTGTTGCTCGTCCAGTCGGTCGTCACGGCGGTCGGGTTCGTCGCCATCACGCTCGTCGGTGGGCCGTTGGTCGCGGCGGTCGCGTTCACGCTTCTCGGCTTCTTCGTCCTCGGATTTCCGGGGATGTACTACGGCTGTCTCACCGCCCTCGTCGACGACGACGAGGTTGGCGCGGCGACGGCGGGCGGGCAGACGGCTATCAACCTCGGGGGATTGCTCGCGCCGCCCGCGTTTGGGTATCTCGCCGACAGCGTCGGCTACGACCTCGGGTGGTACGGCCTCGCTGTGTGCGCGGCGCTGGCGGCGGTTGCGCTCGCACCGTTGGTTCGTGAGTGAGGGAGGTGAACGGCGGGGTCCCGCTGTTCGACTCAGTTGGGGTTCGATCCGTTTGCTCTGTGGACGCTGTTGATTCGACGTGAGTTTACTGAAAACGGCTGATAGAGAGCGTGCTGGCTCTGTTGAAACCCTATTGAGTCAACACTTCCATGCTGAGATCGTCATTAGGTAGGTGTGCATATTTTCTACAACTGGCTTATGAGCAAGTAGACGGAATTTCGTCGGACTCCCACTTGCGAGTGTGCAGTCGATAAGGAGGTGTTCACCGGGTCTGTGCGACCGACTGACGCCAGTAGTAGCCGACGACCGGGCCGAGGACAACGATAGCACCGACCACGACCGCTGTGTTGATGAGGGCGTTCTCCGAAAGTTCGGTTGTGGCTCGGAGCAGGTCAGCGATCAGGGCTGTTACGAGAATGACGAGTATCAGCAAGACCACCCCTCGTACTGAGTAGAGGCGGCTGTCTGATCCGAGGAGCGGCCGGTCACCACGAATCAAGCGAGGTATAACATCGACTGCTGCGAAGACTCCAAGACTGAGTATCAGTGTAACCGCGACCCGCAGGTAGAGATGAAGGTCTGGCGCGAGTGCCGTGGTAGCGAGTACTCCGTTGGTGAGTCCATATAGAAGTAAGAAGGCGAGTGCACGGCCAGCATCGACCCATGTCTGCTCAGAGACCATACCCATTATTGTCCATTTCAGGTAATAATACCTGTTTACAGACTGTGGTGCTGCATCTAATCTCTACATCTAACGTTCAGAGTGTCTTGTCGATGTTGTGTGTGAGACTACCGACAACGAGTTCACGGAACTGCTTCCACCAGTATCGTGAGCGGACGAATGCGCCATATTTCCGTTTGAGACTGGAGTTCACCGTCTCATTCTGACTCCGTAGACCGTAGAGGTCGGCGTCCAGTCGAGCATTCCACGCCTTGTGGAGCGACGAAAATTCTCGGTGCTTGATGAGGGGACGAACACCAGCGTCACGGGCTAACGCGCGAACCTTCTGGTCGTCGTAACCCTTGTCACCGAGGAGGATTGCCACATTCTCGGCATTGCGCTTGATGAGCGACGGAGCGATCTGTGAGTCGTGTTTTCTGGTCGTCGTCACGTGGAGATCGAGGATAGCATTCGCTCTCGTGTCTACGAGCAGTGTCACTTTCAACTGCTGAATCGTCAGCTTCGTTCGCTTCGTGTAGTGTTTCGAGGCGTGACTCCGGTCGAAGCCGGAAGCGTCGATCCCAACGACACCGTTAGTCGGGAGAAGCATGATCGAGAGGTTGAGCAGGACACGCCAGACTGCCATATCAAGCCGGTTGAACGCTTTACACAACGTTGAGGGCGACGGGAGTTCGTCTAGATTAATGGCTTTCCGAATGCGGGGCATCTCGATGAGTTCGTCGAGAAGCGTCCTGTAAGTCGTGTTCTTCCGAACTTTGAGACAGAGGAGAACGATGTGCTGGTGGAGTGTGTACCGGCGTTTGGAGAACTTCGATGAGTAGGGAGCGACAGCTCGGCGTGCCAAGTGGATCGCTTGCTCAACGAACCGGAGCAACCGCGATTTCGGGAGGGCTTCCATCTGGTCAGATTACCGGGTGTACCTGTAACTCCCTGAGGATTTCAACAGAGCCAGCGTGCTGTATATGTCCGAACAAAATTCTACCAGTTCGACGGGATTGAGACCGACCGCGACGAGGAACTTGTTCGCCCGGAACGCCAGGCCACTCCCGTCTCCGTCGATCTTGACGGCTTCCGACAGATCGTCTCGGCGCTGGAGATATCTTCGATCACGTTGTGGTTGATCACGGTATTCGCCGTGGCCGGCTCGGCGAGATGGAACCGCTCGTCGAGGCCCTTGGAGGTGACCTCAAAGTAATCGACACGGCGCGACGGTTCGTCGATGAGACCGCCGACGGTGGTTGAGGCGATCATTCCGACGCCTCCAGTTTCTCGGCGCGGTCGAGTTCGCGACGAACACGTTCGAGTTCGGGGGCGCTGCCGAACTCGACGAGCGGGGCTAAGGCGAGCGCTCGAACGAACGGATCGGTGCCGATGCGTGTGTGAGCTGGGCCGCCCGTGAGGAGCTGATCTCACTGGTGGCCCGCCTCGAGGTGGAGATGGATCTGGTCAGGGCGCACGTGCTTGCGATGGACACACCACCTGCGGCGCAGTTCGGCCGGCGAGTGCGGACGGCGAGCACCACCTGAGGTGATGCCGACCAGCCATCCGATCTCCGAAGGTGCATCGCCTGTCAGGCGACCATCCTTGGGAGAGCGGCCGCTAGATCCCCTCGTGGTGGACCTCCTGCCTGTCGTACACCGGCGTGGGGATATCCTCATAGCGTGCCTTCAACTGCAGCGCCAGATACAGCGAGTAGTGGCGTGACTGGTGCAGGTTGCCACCGTGGAACCACAGTTGTTCCACCTGCGTCGGCTTCCACATGTTGCGCTCCTCGCCCTCCCACGGTCCGGGGTCTTTGGGCGTATCTGAGCCGAGCCCCCAGACCTTCCCCGCCTGCCGCGCCGTCTCCTCATCCACTAGGCCGGCCACCCAGCCGTTCATCGAGCCGTACCCCGTGGCGTACACGACAAGGTCGGCGGGGAGTTCGGTGCCATCTTCCAGCAGGATCGCATCCTCGGTGAACTCAGTTACCTGCCCATTGGCCACCTCGATCTCTCCGTCGATAATGAGCTGACTGGCGCCGGTGTCGATGTAGTAGCCCGAGCCACGGCGGAGGTACTTCATGAACAGCCCCGAGTCGTCGGGACCAAAGTCGATCATGAAGCCAGCGTCCTCGAGCGCCTCGTAAAACTCGGCGTCGATCTCCCTCATTTTGTCATATTTGGGTTTTTCGAACTCGTTCATAATGCGGTACGGGACGGATGCGAAGATCATGTCCGCCCGGTGGGTGTCGATGCCGTTCTCGACGGCTCGCTCGGAGTACAGATCACCGAGTCCGTGCTCCAGCAGTGTGTCCGTCTTGACGACGTGCGTCGATGACCGCTGCACCATCGTCACGTCGGCGCCGACCTCCCAGAGCCCCTCACAGATGTCGTGGGCTGAGTTGTTCGAGCCCACCACTACCACGGACTTGCCTTCATACTCCTCGTCGGGGCCGGGGTGCGCGGATGAGTGGTGTACCTCGCCGTTGAAGCGCTCCTCGCCGTCGAGGTCGGGTACGTTGGGCTTGCCGCTCATTCCCGTCGCCATCACGAGCTCCTGTGGGCGCAGCACGAGCTCCTCACCGTCGCGGTTGACCTCGACCTCCCAGGTGCCCGTCTCCTCGTCGTACTGTGCACTGGTGGCCTCGGTCTTCGACCAGTAGTTCAGCTCCATCACCTTCGTGTACATTTCCAGCCAATCGCCGAGCTTGTCTTTCGGTGAGAACACCGGCCAGTTGTCGGGGAACTTGATATACGGGAGGTGGTCGTACCAGACAGGGTCGTGCAGCGCGAGCCCCTTGTACCGGTTGCGCCAGGAGTCGCCCGGCCGGTCGTTCTTCTCGACGATGATCGTGGGCACGCCGAGCTGGCGGAGCCGTGCACCGAGTGCGATGCCGCCCTGTCCCCCACCGACGATCACGGTGTGCGGCTGTTCGGTGTACCCCAGGTTCTCCAGTTCCTCTTCACGGCGCTCTGTCCACGTCTTGCGGTCTGCGTCCGCAACCGGCTCTGCGCCAATCGGTCGGTCTCTGCCCTTGGGCTCCTCGTGCCCCTTCAGCTCCGTCAGTGCGGTCAGGAAGGTCCACGCACCGCCATCTTTCAGCCGGACGACACCCTCACCACGACCCACCTCGGTCTCGAAGGTGAACCAGGCGGTGATGATCCCATCTTCCTCCTCCGCCGGCTCGCTAAGCTCGAAGTCCGACGGACCGGTGTGCGCGAGTGTCTCCTCGAGCATATCCTCGACGCCACTGGGATTCTCCACCGTCTTGATGTTCCAGGTAAACGCGACCAGGTCGCGCCAGTAGCTCTCCGCACAGAACATCTCCGCCGCAGCGGCGGCATCCTCCCGGCGCATCGCATCCTCGAGATCCTCCAGGTACGCCTGTGCCGTCTCGGTCGCATAGTCGATGTCGCCATCGGACATCTGCTCTGGCGAACTCATCGGTCCACCTCCTCCGCCGCGGTGGTCGCCACAGCGGGTGTCGGGACCGATTGCAGTTCAGGTTGGTCGGCTCGGTCAGTAGAGAACATCATATTTCTGAAGTACTGCCTCTACTTAATTATTATTCATAAAGATTTGTCATCCATACCGGCTCAGTTGCAAGGTTTGGATTGTGACGGTGGAGATCGTTACGCAATTCAAAGCCATCATATCTTCCCGCGAGCCCAGTTAGAACGGGCAGGATACGATTCGGGGAACAACCACCACGACAGGGAGCGTGTGAATGAAATCGCGAACCGTGTCCCGCTCACCCAATCGGGAAACCTCGACATATTCGATTCACGACCGACTGAGTATCTCCCAACCGTCCGCGAGAATCAGCTAGGTGCGCTGGAACCCGCGTTTATTCCGCTAGACGAACGGCTCTGGAAAAGTAGAACTACGAGGAGTTCCTCGGCAAGCGACGGCAACTCATCGCGGAGGGCATCAACGACTATCTGGACGGACTCGTGGAGGACTCATTTCTTCGTCTTACCACGGACCAGTCCATAATGTAGTGGGTACTCGTGGTTACAACCCTTATTGATTGATCGCTCTTGGTTCAGCCCCGTTCGGCATCCGGAAAGTAGCGTCCACGCTCAGCTATCAATTCGTCAGTCTTAGGCACTTCAGCTCGCTGTTGCCGGTGTACACGGCTAGAATATGCGATGTGACCGAATGCCCCGATTGGAGTGCACTAGTCCAGATTACCGGTGTCGTATTCGATGCTGTATGGACCCTCTGCATCTCGCACGCTCATTCTGACAGCTTCTGAATAGATCGAGTATCGAAGTGAGATAGTGCTCCTCCGTATCTATCGCTCGAACGGAACCAACTCCCTTGCTGTGCGTGTTACGAGAGCCGTCCCGTCCTACTCCACACCCTCGATGGGCGTCGGTTCGTACGCCTCGTGTTGACGGGTGTACTCCATTGTCGTCGCCACCGACTCTGCGACGTCGATGCCCGCTTCGCGTTCGACGATGTGCAGCGCTAGGTCGATACCGGAAGTGACGCCGCCGGCGGTGAGCACGTCGTCGTCGTCGACGACGCGTTCCTCACGCACCTCGGCGTCCGTCTCGCGGAGGTCGTCGAGCGCGGAGGCGTGCGTGACCGCGGGCCGACCGTCGAGGATACCCGCTTTCGAGAGGAGCATCCCGCCGGTACAGACGGAGGCGACGGTCGCGCCCGCGTCGTGGTGGGCCGCCACCGCGTCCGGAATCGCGCCGCGTTCGTACTCCGCCCACGCGCCGGCGTCGCTACGGTCGTTCCACCCGCCGCCGGGGACGACGAGCAAGTCGAGGTCGCCGGGCGCTTGGAGTTCGCCCTCGGCCTCGACGCGCATCCCGTGGCTCGCGGTGACGAGTCCGGGGCCGTCGAGCGAGACGAGTCGGGTGTGGAAGTCTGCGCCGGCGCTCTCGGCGTTGCGGAACACCTCGAACGGGCCGACCGCGTCGAGTTCGTCGAACCCCTCGTACAGCAAGACTGCGACGTTCATATCCGTCCGTTCGGACGCCGGGGTGAAAGCCGTATCCCGACCGACGCGGCGGCAAGCGTTTTCGGCGAGCGTTCACACGGCGGGCGTATGGGAGCGTGTCCCCACTGCGAGACGGAACTCAGAGAAGTCGTCGAGAGCGACACCGACGCGCAATACAACGGCGACGCGACGGTGTGGGAGTGTGCCGCCTGCGGGGCGATACTCGGCGTCACCGAGGTCGGCGTCTGAATCACAGCGGGTCGCGACGACGGTGGTGCTCGCTCAGTCGGCGTCGACTTCCTCCCCGCGGGCGCGTTTGAACATCGCGATGGCCGCCTCGCGCATCTCCGAGTGGTCAACGACCGGGTCGGGGTACTGCGGCGCGAGTTGGCGGCGGCGACCGACCGACAGTTCGTGCCACGAGTGGACGTTGTCGGCGGAGACGCTCGCCAGTTCGGGGACGTACTCCTTGATGTACTCGGCGTCGGGGTCGTAGCGCTCCCCTTGCGTCATCGGGTTGAAGATGCGGAAGTACGGTTGGGCGTCCGTGCCCGTCGAGGCGGCCCACTGCCACCCGCCGTTGTCGTTGGCGGTGTCGTGGTCCGCCAAGTGGTCCTTGAAGTGCTCGTAGCCGTGGCGCCAGTCGAGGAGCAGATCCTTCGTCAGGAACGACGCGACGATCATCCGCACGCGGTTGTGCATATACGCCTCCTCGCGGAGTTGGCGCATCCCGGCGTCGACGATTGGGTAGCCCGTCTTCCCCTCTTTCCACGCCTGGAGGTGTTCGTCGGCGTCCTCACCCTCGCGCCACCCGATGTCGTTCTCGTACTGCTTGTAGTTCGACGTGACCACTTCGGGATTGGCCCACAGGACCTGGGTGTAGAACTCCCGCCACGCGAGTTGCGACTGGAACTCCTCGACCGACTCCACGGCGTCGTCGTCGCCGTCGGCTTCCGCGGTCGCTTTCGCTTCCTCGGTGGCCGCGTACACCTCACGGATTCCGATGGTCCCCCACTTGAGGTCCGTCGAGAGGCGGGAGGTAGCGTCTTTCGTCGGGTAGTCGCGGTCTTCGTCGTAGCGGTAGACGGCGTCCTCACAGAACGCCGCGAGGCGGTCGCGGGCGGCTTCGGTTCCAGCCTGCTGGACGGTTGCCTCGGGCTCTGAGAAGCCCAGATCCTCGATGCTCGGGAGAGGGTCGCCCGACACGTCTGCGAGGTCTGCGGCCGTCGGCGCGTCGAACGCGGCGGCCTTCTCGCGGTCGCGCCACTTCTTCCAGAAATAGGTGTACACCGCGTACGGCTCTCCTTTGTTCGTCGTGATCGTTCCGGGTTCGTGGTGGACGGCGTCGTGGTGCGTCTCGCGGTGGACGCCTTCGGCGTCGAGTGCCCGGCGAACACGGGCGTCTCGTTCGCGGGCGAGTCCGGAGTAGTCCTCGTTCCAGACGACCGCCTCGGCGTCGAACTCGGCGGCGATGCGGGGGAGTTCCTCGGCGGGGTCGCCGTGGGCGACGACCAGATCGGAGTCGCGGTCGCGGTACTCCTCGCGCAACACTGCAAGTGCGTCGAGCATAAACCGGACACGGGGGTCGGCGGCGTGTTCGAGGACGGCGTCGTCGAAGACGAACACCGGCACGACCGTATCCGCGTCGGCGGCCGCCGCGAGGCCACGATTGTCGCTGACGCGGAGGTCCCGACGGTGCCAGAACAGGCGCATAGGATCGCCCACGGGCGTCGCGATAGTAACCCTGTTGGCAGTCGTGGGGGCGGTTCAGATCGGATCGATCTGGTCGCGCCGTCCGTTGAGGACGGCGAACTGCTCTCCGCGACGCCGTTCGAGGAGGTGGAGGAGTCGCTCGGCCCAGCGGAGTTTCTGCATCTTCATCGGGGCCACGTCGGCGTCGTCGAAGTCCCACCCTGGAAACACGAGAGCCGCCGCCCCGCAGTGGTCTGCGAGGAACGCCGCGCGGTCGCCGTCGGTGAAGCCGCCGACGTTGGCGACGGCGTCGACCGGCGCGGCCTGCGTCGTGACGAGCGTGTGAGCGGCATCGTAGCGGGGTAACCACTCGTCGACGAGGTCGCCGTTGTCGCCGTGCGCGTGCGCGACGACGACTTCACCGCGGTCTGTTCGTTCGAGGCCGGTCTCGGGGTTCTTGTCCAAGTCGGTCACCATCGCGTCGACGGCGATTCCCAGATCAGCGAGGCGGTCGGTCGCCGTCGACGCGGCGAACACGCGGTCGGCCTCGCGCGCGAGGTGGGCGTCAGCCTCCAGCGACGGTCCCGCGCCGGCGACGGCGACGGTCGCGCCGGTACAGTCGAGGCAGGCGAACGCGAACGGGGTGGCGAACGCCGCGGCACGGTCGCGAACCGCCTCGTCGGCCGCTCTGTCGAACCCGAAGTCGGCGAGGATCGCCTCGTAGATCGGTTCCCAGTCGGTGAACTCCATGGTTGTGACTACGACTGTAGCGACTCAGTAATACGGGATCGGGCCGGTAAGCGCACCAGAGTACCCCTACCCGCGGTGCCCTTCCGGCTTCCATCGTCAGATATCGACCGATTGGGTATAAGTTTTCTTACTCTGTCGGACGCTCGACCGACGCCAACGCGGCGTCCAAGGCCTCAGAGACGCCGCGTGCGGCATCTGCGGTCGCAGCGATTCCCCGCGTATTCCCCAGCAACAGCGCCGTCGTCGCGGCCTCGCCTGCGACGACGACGGCCGACGAGTCGGCGGCCCCCGCGCGGAGTGCCCCGAGTTGTTCGGCGTCGAGACCGTCGAATTCGTACACTCGCGCGACTGCGTCGGCCGCGGCTGTCGCGTCACCGCCCACGCGGTCGATGTGCCGGCGAGCGTCGCCGGTGGTCGTCACGTCGAGTTCTTCCACCGACACGTCGTCGTCGTAGCGGGCGCGGTCGCGAGCGAACTCCTTGCCGATGAGCGCCGCGTCGCGCGTCTCTCGCACGTCGTGCGTGCGGACGATGTGTGCGCCGCGTTCGACGGCCATCGACGTGGCCGCCAGCGAGACGGGAAGCGCCTCCTCGGTGGTCCGGTCGGCGACGCTCCGGAGGAAGTTCTTCCGGTTGATCGAGACGAGGAGCGGTCGCCCGTAGCCGCGGAACTCCCGCAGGCGGTGGAACGTCTCGCGGTCGTCTGCGATGGTCTTCTCCTCGGACCACCCGCCGAACGCTGGGTCGAGGATGGTCTTGTCGGTGAAGCCGTTGAGCGACAGCGCCTCGTAGATGTCGTCGACGTCCTCGATAGCACCCGGTCGTTCCAGATCCGGCGGCGAGGCCATCTTGGCGACGGCGGCATCGTACTCTTCACAGACACGGGGCATCTCGGAGTCGGCGAACCCACAGATGTCGTTGACCATGTCGAACCCGCGGTTCAACGCCTCCGCTGCGACCTCGTGATAGCGCGTCTCGATGGAGAAGACGGCGTCACCGGAGACGCTCTCGATAGTCTCGATGGCCGTGTCGAGGCGCTCCAGTTCCCCCTCCGCAGAGAGCACCTCGAACTTCTTGTTCGCAGATTCCAAGCCGACGTCGACGATGTCTGCGCCCTCGTCGATGAGTTCCTCGTCGACGTACTGGGCGGCTTCGCCGGGGTCGTCGTACACGCTGGGGTCGTACGGCGACTCCTTCGAGACGTTCAACACGCCCATGATCCGTGGGGGATGGTCGTCACCGATCTCGAGGCCCGCAGCGTCGACTGTTCGCATAGGGATCGCCACGGGAGCCGCGTGTTTCGGTGTTGTGGTCCCGGCGGGGACGAACACGGCGACGAGACGGCGGCCGACTCGGCGCTCGACGCCGTCGAGACGGTCCCGGAACGCGCCGTTTATGCCCGCCGCGGCGCAACGCCGGGGTAATGGGAAAGGTGAGCATCGGCCTGCGCGGCTGGCGCTTCGACGAGGACGACCTCTTCACCGACGCGGGCGGGTGGAGACCGCTGGAGGAGATTCCGAAAGACCCCCGCCACCGCCTCGTTCGCCTACAAGTCGTGATGGGCAAGCCCTGTGACGCCTGCTATCTGATCCACGGCGAGGAAGAGAAGAAGCGGTGCAACCCCGCGGCCATCGTCTACGGCGAACCGCTTGACGAGGTGTTGCTGTGTGACGACCACGAGGCCGACTTCCTCTACTGGTTCCGCGAACAGGGCGGCAAGACTATCGCGGGCGAGGAGACGTTCCGCGACGCCTTCCACGAGTGGTTCGACGACGGCGGCCGCGCGCCCGACGGCTACGGCGGGATGGAGTACGTCGAGGAGGCGCCCGAAGACCTGCCGGACCTGCGCGACCCCGAAGACCTGTACGAGGACGACGATCTCCTCGTCGACGAACGTCCGGACTTCGAGGACGGCGACGACGCTGACGACGCGGATGCCGACACGAGTGACGGCGATGGCGACGACGACCTCGACGTAGACGACCTCGACCTCGACCGCGAGTACCCCTCATGAGCGACGGGGAGCGCAGTGACGGCGACGACGACACCGACCACGGCGACCACGCAGACCGCGAGTTCGTCGTCGTCGTCGTCGAACCGGAGACGCCGGGCAACGTCGGCACCATCGCTCGCGCGATGAAGAACTTCGGGCTGACCGACCTCAAACTGGTCGACCCGCCCGAGATCGACCGCGACAGCGAGGCGTACGGCTTCGCCGGCCACGCCCGCGAGGACGTGTTGCCGAACGCCGACACCGTCACCCTCGACGAGATTGTCGAGAACTACCACACGGTCGGGACGACCGCGATCACCGGCGAGGACGCCCGCCGGCACGTCCGCTTCCCGTTCAAGACGCCCGCCGAACTCCGCGAGTCGCTGGCGACGGTCGACTCCGACACCGCCCTGGTGTTCGGCCGGGAGGGGACTGGTCTCAACAACGAGGAACTGGAGCAGTTGGACGAACTCATCTCGATCCCCGCGAACCCCGAGTACCCGGTGATGAATCTCGGACAGGCGGCGACGGTGACGCTGTACGAACTCCGGTCGCTGTTCCTCGACGAGTACCAGTTACCCGAAGTCGAGCACGAACGCGCCCCCGAACCGGAGATCGAACGCTTCTACGAGCAGTTCGGCGCGTTCCTCGACCACGCGGAGTCGCGCGACCACAAGCGCACCCGCAGTCAACGGCTGATCCGGCGACTCGTCGGTCGGGCACACCCCACGAGCAAGGAGATGACGACGCTCACAGGCGTGTTCCGGCGGGCGACAGACCTGTTGGAGCGAACTGACCACGCCGACCGCGAACGCGCCGAGGACGAAGCACGGTAAAGGCGGCGTCGTCGGCGTTCCTGTCCGTGACTGCGCTGTGATCTGTCGACCCTCTCGCTACTCTACGTCGTCGGCTTCGTTGTCTCCCGCGTCGGTTACGGGGCCGTCCTCCCGGCGCAGGTACATCACGTTCCCCACCATCGAGAACACCTCCTCGTCGTCCTGATTGAACGTCTTCGTCCGGGCGCGGACCAGTCCACGCTCGGGCCGTTCGGGCACCTTCTCGATCACCTCGTTTTCGATCCGGAGCGTGTCGCCCGGACGGACGGGGACGCGCCAGCGCAAGTCGTCGACGCCTTTCGCGCCGACGGTCGCAGCGTCCGAGAGGTGGCCGTCCACGAGCAGTCGCATCGTCATCGCGGCGGTGTGCCACCCGGAGGCGATGAGGCCGCCGTAGGGCGACTCCTCGCGTGCGCGGTCGGCGTCGACGTGGAACCACTGCGGGTCGTACTGCTGTGCGAACTCCTGCACCTCGTCGTGCGTCACCTCGTAGGAACCGAACTGCTCGACGGTCCCTACCTCGACGTCTTCGAAGAAGATTGGCATAGCCGCCGGTCCACGGCGAAGCATATGAATCCCGGTGTGTGCGGCGGTGATTAGGATGGTATTACCCCCCGAACGGCCGACACCACGACGTGAAATGACGTGAACGGTCGATGTGCATATGTCGTCGACTGTCGTTATGTTGACTGCCCCTACCCGGGTGTGCCTACGCACCCTCCGGCCGTGGCGAGGAGACCTCTGGGGGAGGCCCGTCGCCGCGGCCTGCTGTTACACCGACCAGCCGTGCGTCTCCGCCCAAATCCGGACGCGTTTTGGGGCCGGGCGGAGAAGCGACGCCCAATGGACGACGACCTCGAAGAGCGTGTGCGCGCTGAGGCGCGAAAGCACGCGCTCTACAACGCGTTGAAACACGGCTCCGACCCGGACGTGGGTGCGATTATGGGCCCGCTGATGGGCGAGAACCCCGACTTCCGACCGCACGGCGACGCCATCCCCGGCGTCGTCGCGCCGGTCGTCGGCGAGGTGAGTGGGATGGACACCGAGGAGCGACGCGAGCGACTCGCGGAACTCGACCCAGAACTCGTCGAGGAACTCGACGCCGAAGACGAGGAGGACGACCAGGTGCTCCCCGACCTCCCGAACGCCGACGAGTACGACGAGATTCGGATGCGCCTCGCGCCCAATCCCAACGGCCCGTGGCACCTCGGCTCCGCCCGAATGCCCGCCGTCATCGGGACGTACAAAGACATGTACGACGGGTGGATGCTCTGCCGGTTCGACGACACCGACCCCGAGACGAAGCGCCCGGACTTGGACGCCTACGACGAGATTCTCGACGCCATCGGCTACCTCGGGTTCGAACCCGACGAGGTGCTGAAGGCCAGCGACCGCGTCGAGACGTACTACGACCACGCACGCGACCTCATCGAGAAGGGCGGCGCGTACACCTGTTCGTGTCCCGCCGAGCACTTCCGCGGCCTGAAGGCCGACGGCGAACCGTGTGACCACCGCGACAAGGACGTCGAGACGGTCCACGAGGAGTTCGAGGCGATGGTCGACGGCGAGTACAGCGACGGCGAGATGGTGCTCCGCGTCAAGACCGACATCCACCACAAGAACCCCGCGCTCCGCGACTTCGTCGCGTTCCGGATGGTCGACACGCCTCACCCCCGCGAAGAGGCCGAAGACTACCGTGCGTGGCCGATGCTCGACTTCCAGTCGGGCATCGACGACCACCTCACGGGCGTCACCCACATCATCCGCGGCATCGACCTGCAGGACTCCGCCAAGCGCCAGCGGTTCGTCTACGATTACTTCGGCTGGGAGTACCCCGAGGTCGTCCACTGGGGCCACGTCCAGATCGACGCCTACGACGTGCCGATGTCCACCTCGACGATCAAAGCGAAGGTCGACTCGGGCGAGTTGACTGGCTGGGACGACCCCCGCGCACCCACGCTCGCGTCGGTGAAGCGCCGCGGCATTCGCGGTGAAGCCATCGTCGACGCGATGGTCGAACTCGGCGTCTCGACGAGCAACGTTGACCTCGCGATGTCGAGCATCTACGCGAACAACCGCGACCTCATCGACGACGACACCGACCGGCGGTTCCTCGTTCGCGACCCGAGCGGGTCCGCCGTCGACGACGGCGCTCGTCTCCCCGCCGCCGCACCGGCGTCGCTCTCTCTCGGTGAAGACGTGCCCGACGTGGGCCACCCGCCGCTACACCCCAACCACGAGGACCGCGGCGACCGCGACGTGCCTGCCAGCGAGTCGGTCCTCCTCGAAGCCGACGACGTTCCCGCCGACGGCGAGCGCGTGTGGCTGAAGGGCCTCGGCTGTCTCCGCCGCGACGGCGACGAACTGGACTGGGTCGGCACCGACATCTCACTCGTGCGTGAGGAGAACGTCCCCGTCGTCCACTGGGTCGGCGCGGGCGACGACGAACACGTGCGCGTGCGGATGCGAACGATGGACGGCGACGTGGTGGGATACGCAGAACCCGGCTACGCCGACTACGACGCCGACGACCTCGTGCAGTTCGAGCGTGTCGGCTTCGCCCGGTTC harbors:
- a CDS encoding cryptochrome/photolyase family protein; the protein is MRLFWHRRDLRVSDNRGLAAAADADTVVPVFVFDDAVLEHAADPRVRFMLDALAVLREEYRDRDSDLVVAHGDPAEELPRIAAEFDAEAVVWNEDYSGLARERDARVRRALDAEGVHRETHHDAVHHEPGTITTNKGEPYAVYTYFWKKWRDREKAAAFDAPTAADLADVSGDPLPSIEDLGFSEPEATVQQAGTEAARDRLAAFCEDAVYRYDEDRDYPTKDATSRLSTDLKWGTIGIREVYAATEEAKATAEADGDDDAVESVEEFQSQLAWREFYTQVLWANPEVVTSNYKQYENDIGWREGEDADEHLQAWKEGKTGYPIVDAGMRQLREEAYMHNRVRMIVASFLTKDLLLDWRHGYEHFKDHLADHDTANDNGGWQWAASTGTDAQPYFRIFNPMTQGERYDPDAEYIKEYVPELASVSADNVHSWHELSVGRRRQLAPQYPDPVVDHSEMREAAIAMFKRARGEEVDAD
- a CDS encoding DJ-1/PfpI family protein translates to MNVAVLLYEGFDELDAVGPFEVFRNAESAGADFHTRLVSLDGPGLVTASHGMRVEAEGELQAPGDLDLLVVPGGGWNDRSDAGAWAEYERGAIPDAVAAHHDAGATVASVCTGGMLLSKAGILDGRPAVTHASALDDLRETDAEVREERVVDDDDVLTAGGVTSGIDLALHIVEREAGIDVAESVATTMEYTRQHEAYEPTPIEGVE
- a CDS encoding IS5 family transposase, with translation MEALPKSRLLRFVEQAIHLARRAVAPYSSKFSKRRYTLHQHIVLLCLKVRKNTTYRTLLDELIEMPRIRKAINLDELPSPSTLCKAFNRLDMAVWRVLLNLSIMLLPTNGVVGIDASGFDRSHASKHYTKRTKLTIQQLKVTLLVDTRANAILDLHVTTTRKHDSQIAPSLIKRNAENVAILLGDKGYDDQKVRALARDAGVRPLIKHREFSSLHKAWNARLDADLYGLRSQNETVNSSLKRKYGAFVRSRYWWKQFRELVVGSLTHNIDKTL
- a CDS encoding 6-hydroxymethylpterin diphosphokinase MptE-like protein; translation: MEFTDWEPIYEAILADFGFDRAADEAVRDRAAAFATPFAFACLDCTGATVAVAGAGPSLEADAHLAREADRVFAASTATDRLADLGIAVDAMVTDLDKNPETGLERTDRGEVVVAHAHGDNGDLVDEWLPRYDAAHTLVTTQAAPVDAVANVGGFTDGDRAAFLADHCGAAALVFPGWDFDDADVAPMKMQKLRWAERLLHLLERRRGEQFAVLNGRRDQIDPI
- a CDS encoding flavin-containing monooxygenase, which gives rise to MSSPEQMSDGDIDYATETAQAYLEDLEDAMRREDAAAAAEMFCAESYWRDLVAFTWNIKTVENPSGVEDMLEETLAHTGPSDFELSEPAEEEDGIITAWFTFETEVGRGEGVVRLKDGGAWTFLTALTELKGHEEPKGRDRPIGAEPVADADRKTWTERREEELENLGYTEQPHTVIVGGGQGGIALGARLRQLGVPTIIVEKNDRPGDSWRNRYKGLALHDPVWYDHLPYIKFPDNWPVFSPKDKLGDWLEMYTKVMELNYWSKTEATSAQYDEETGTWEVEVNRDGEELVLRPQELVMATGMSGKPNVPDLDGEERFNGEVHHSSAHPGPDEEYEGKSVVVVGSNNSAHDICEGLWEVGADVTMVQRSSTHVVKTDTLLEHGLGDLYSERAVENGIDTHRADMIFASVPYRIMNEFEKPKYDKMREIDAEFYEALEDAGFMIDFGPDDSGLFMKYLRRGSGYYIDTGASQLIIDGEIEVANGQVTEFTEDAILLEDGTELPADLVVYATGYGSMNGWVAGLVDEETARQAGKVWGLGSDTPKDPGPWEGEERNMWKPTQVEQLWFHGGNLHQSRHYSLYLALQLKARYEDIPTPVYDRQEVHHEGI